The Brasilonema sennae CENA114 genome includes a region encoding these proteins:
- the zds gene encoding 9,9'-di-cis-zeta-carotene desaturase, which produces MRVAIIGAGLAGLATAIDLSDAGCEVHIFESRPFVGGKVSSWLDGDGNHIEMGLHVFFGNYYQLLELMKKVGALENLRPKEHSHTFINQGGKVGALDFRFVMGAPFNGLKAFFTSSQLSLLDKFQNAIALGTSPIVRGLVDFNGAMKNIRDLDKVSFADWFRSHGGNEGSIKRMWNPIAYALGFLDCEHISARCMLTVFQLFAVKTEASKLRMLEGSPYEYLHKPILEYLETRGTKIYTRRRVREIQFIEEEHQTRVSGIVIADGDREDIITADAYVAACDVPGIQRLLPQQWRKWPEFENIYKLECVPVATVQLRFDGWVTELHDTQERKQLNRAAGIDNLLYTADADFSCFADLALTSPGDYYKEGQGSLLQLVLTPGDPFIKQSNEAIAQHVLNQVHELFPSSRELNMTWYSVVKLAQSLYREAPGVDVYRPQQKTPISNFFLAGSYTQQDYIDSMEGATISGRRAAKAILDNVKK; this is translated from the coding sequence ATGCGCGTTGCGATCATAGGAGCGGGACTAGCTGGACTAGCAACTGCTATCGATTTGTCTGATGCTGGCTGTGAAGTCCACATTTTTGAGTCTCGTCCGTTTGTTGGAGGGAAAGTAAGTAGTTGGCTTGATGGTGATGGCAACCATATTGAAATGGGGTTGCATGTCTTTTTTGGCAACTACTACCAGCTTTTGGAATTGATGAAGAAAGTGGGGGCGTTGGAAAACCTGCGCCCAAAAGAGCATAGCCACACCTTCATCAATCAAGGGGGAAAAGTTGGTGCTTTAGATTTTCGCTTTGTCATGGGTGCACCTTTTAATGGATTAAAAGCGTTTTTCACCAGTTCCCAACTTTCGTTACTGGATAAATTCCAAAATGCGATCGCATTAGGAACCAGTCCGATAGTACGCGGTTTGGTGGACTTTAACGGCGCGATGAAAAACATCCGCGACTTGGATAAAGTTAGCTTTGCTGACTGGTTTCGTAGTCACGGCGGTAATGAGGGTAGTATTAAGCGAATGTGGAACCCCATCGCCTACGCCCTCGGCTTTCTCGATTGCGAACATATTTCTGCCCGTTGTATGTTGACAGTTTTTCAGCTATTTGCAGTGAAAACCGAGGCGTCGAAACTGCGAATGCTGGAAGGTTCCCCCTATGAGTACTTGCACAAGCCGATCTTGGAATATCTAGAAACTAGGGGGACAAAGATTTACACTCGTAGGAGAGTACGAGAAATACAGTTTATTGAGGAGGAACACCAAACCCGTGTAAGTGGTATTGTCATAGCTGATGGTGATAGAGAAGATATCATTACTGCTGATGCTTATGTCGCTGCCTGTGATGTTCCAGGAATTCAGCGTTTGTTACCTCAACAGTGGCGCAAGTGGCCGGAATTCGAGAATATATACAAGTTAGAATGTGTGCCAGTGGCAACAGTTCAATTGCGGTTTGATGGCTGGGTGACGGAACTGCATGATACTCAAGAGCGCAAACAGCTTAATCGTGCAGCGGGAATTGATAATTTGCTTTATACTGCCGATGCTGACTTTTCTTGTTTTGCTGATTTAGCATTGACTAGCCCTGGTGATTATTACAAGGAAGGGCAAGGTTCACTATTGCAGCTCGTGCTGACACCTGGTGATCCGTTTATTAAGCAAAGTAATGAGGCGATCGCCCAGCATGTCCTCAACCAAGTGCATGAGTTATTCCCCTCCTCGCGAGAGCTAAATATGACTTGGTACAGTGTAGTGAAACTTGCTCAGTCTTTGTACAGAGAAGCACCAGGAGTAGATGTTTATCGTCCTCAGCAAAAAACGCCTATTTCTAATTTCTTCCTAGCAGGTAGTTATACGCAGCAGGACTATATTGATAGTATGGAAGGTGCAACAATTTCGGGAAGGCGTGCAGCAAAAGCAATTTTGGACAATGTCAAGAAATGA
- a CDS encoding ribbon-helix-helix protein, CopG family, whose translation MTNKKWAVKRITVNLAAQEAEKLDKYCRQTGRPATDVIRELIRRLPLSSEEATEAST comes from the coding sequence ATGACAAATAAGAAATGGGCTGTAAAACGTATCACTGTGAATCTAGCCGCACAGGAAGCTGAAAAACTTGACAAGTATTGTCGGCAGACGGGTAGACCTGCAACGGATGTTATCCGAGAGCTGATCCGTAGACTGCCACTCTCCTCGGAGGAGGCTACAGAAGCAAGTACATAA